A stretch of Microscilla marina ATCC 23134 DNA encodes these proteins:
- a CDS encoding tyrosine-type recombinase/integrase yields the protein MSESLPESAYGEQLPAQAMPEKNWIYHLTQLMNVYKDSFKAFGKNQRRYETHARQYCQYLIETKQLIHQISFDNFVAKLGITGPRLSYTKKFLKFCLKQNIQQVVPDPTKRKAAAHQIILHYISEAGVSPGSEDTYIAVLNLFFEFLDDRGLMFSYVATRAYLEHCQYKDLAAHTRALYLTCIKNVAAYLQDHSHEYNINDDDYKDLGRIQRIKRAKLSTQRYYKDPLNEQERELLLSSEVSPSPTYRAMWSLMAFCGLRIKEVLSLKVNDLDFGNDVLWVLGKGLSTKEPCRFFKRAQACVHKYLKIKPLTINDLLFEMSYAKAEKEFRASLERMGLSKAVQQAQRRKVTLHSLRHTCAQLMYAHGNSIEIIQKQLRHRSIASTMVYSEKALMEQALMNIVE from the coding sequence ATGAGTGAGTCTCTGCCTGAAAGTGCTTACGGTGAGCAACTACCAGCTCAAGCAATGCCCGAAAAAAACTGGATATATCATTTGACCCAGTTAATGAATGTCTACAAAGACTCGTTCAAAGCATTTGGTAAAAACCAACGACGCTACGAAACCCACGCCCGCCAATATTGCCAGTATTTGATAGAAACCAAACAACTCATCCATCAAATCAGTTTTGATAATTTTGTTGCAAAATTGGGAATTACAGGTCCTCGCCTGTCTTACACCAAAAAGTTCTTGAAATTTTGTCTCAAGCAAAATATTCAGCAAGTGGTACCCGACCCCACCAAGCGCAAAGCAGCTGCCCACCAGATTATTCTCCACTATATCAGCGAAGCAGGAGTATCGCCTGGCAGCGAAGATACCTACATTGCGGTGCTCAATTTATTTTTTGAATTCTTAGACGATCGTGGGCTCATGTTTAGCTATGTAGCCACCAGAGCTTACCTGGAGCATTGCCAGTACAAAGACCTGGCGGCACACACCAGAGCCTTGTACCTCACTTGCATCAAAAATGTGGCAGCATACCTGCAAGACCACAGCCACGAATACAACATAAACGATGATGATTACAAAGACCTGGGGCGCATTCAGCGGATCAAACGCGCCAAGTTGAGCACCCAACGCTATTATAAAGACCCACTCAACGAGCAAGAAAGGGAGTTGCTGTTAAGTTCTGAAGTAAGCCCCTCTCCTACCTACCGGGCAATGTGGTCGTTGATGGCATTTTGTGGGTTGCGCATCAAAGAAGTGTTGAGCCTTAAGGTAAATGATTTAGATTTTGGTAATGACGTATTGTGGGTGTTGGGCAAAGGACTTAGCACCAAAGAGCCTTGCCGTTTTTTTAAGCGCGCTCAAGCCTGTGTGCACAAGTATTTAAAGATTAAACCTCTTACTATCAATGATTTATTGTTTGAAATGAGCTACGCCAAAGCAGAAAAAGAGTTTAGGGCTTCGCTGGAACGCATGGGTTTGTCCAAGGCTGTTCAACAAGCCCAACGCCGTAAAGTTACCCTACATTCGCTGCGCCACACTTGCGCCCAGCTCATGTATGCCCATGGCAATAGCATAGAAATCATTCAAAAACAATTGCGTCATCGTAGCATTGCTTCTACTATGGTGTATTCAGAGAAAGCATTGATGGAGCAAGCACTGATGAATATTGTGGAGTAA